The Rhododendron vialii isolate Sample 1 chromosome 6a, ASM3025357v1 genome includes a window with the following:
- the LOC131330994 gene encoding heavy metal-associated isoprenylated plant protein 43-like, translating to MSKKTVVKVDLFCSRCRLKVMKLISTIEGINSIALDPSNNLVTVIGEADPVCIINKVRKFSKCAEIKSIGPAKEEKKDDKKEAPPCLPRTCQKCDVWYVISEDIRYPHCNIL from the exons ATGTCTAAG AAAACAGTGGTGAAAGTGGATCTATTCTGTTCCAGGTGCAGGCTCAAGGTGATGAAATTAATTTCAACAATTGAAGGGATTAACTCCATAGCCCTCGACCCCTCCAACAACTTGGTGACAGTAATCGGTGAAGCCGATCCCGTTTGCATTATTAACAAGGTTAGGAAATTCAGTAAATGTGCTGAGATTAAGAGTATAGGCCCTGCAAAGGAAGAGAAGAAAGATGATAAGAAAGAAGCTCCTCCTTGCCTTCCGAGAACGTGTCAGAAATGCGATGTTTGGTACGTGATTAGCGAGGACATTCGTTACCCTCACTGTAACATATTGTAA
- the LOC131330993 gene encoding inositol-pentakisphosphate 2-kinase-like isoform X1, translating to MEVVFEQKDASDWIYRGEGAANLVLAYNGSSPAFVGKVLRIQKSPRKGSPRYVSETKDGHSSLTSDECRLWKETEDLVSAPTREIAEQLYVQHVITPLLGPGHVDAGIRVHVSRDFLESVEKNVLCQRPSWRVDAAQVNTLCHAALLMSDHSVFPRGSLKDQVSISVEIKPKCGFLPFSKYISEGNVIKKRISRFRMHQSLKFHEREVSEISEYDPLDMFSGSKDRVRKAIKALFVTPQNNFRVFLNGSLIYGGLGGGGDSISHMSGEAFEDVLRSVIRTDDGLRTSNFLHLVAETVFRSGLLDRLLKIQKLDVFDIEGAIHAYYNFISQPCTVCGDLGEDKVSDRYKYLHSLSLDESLKIVRDYLIAATAKDLSMMICFRPWEEEDVESSYSSVFLKSTNQTFDYKASFIDLDMKPLNKMERYYELDQQIVSCNTDITNGEHQLDNSVSIGAYITAYSDHSNTVEDASHARDPTDLSLLLQLWELNRSHKEKETYRTFPLRQGK from the exons ATGGAGGTGGTTTTCGAGCAAAAAGACGCGAGCGATTGGATTTACAGAGGAGAAGGAGCTGCAAATCTTGTTCTTGCTTACAACGGTTCCTCTCCTGCTTTT GTTGGGAAGGTACTACGGATACAAAAATCTCCTAGGAAAGGATCTCCAAGATATGTTTCTGAAACTAAGGATGGTCATTCATCTCTAACCTCGGATGAGTGCCGTCTGTGGAAAGAAACTGAAGACCTTGTTTCAGCTCCAACAAGGGAAATTGCAGAGCAACTGTATGTGCAGCATGTAATCACCCCGCTATTAGGTCCTGGACATGTTGACGCTGGG ATACGTGTTCATGTATCAAGGGATTTTCTGGAGTCAGTTGAAAAGAATGTCCTTTGTCAACGCCCTTCTTGGCGAGTTGATGCTGCCCAGGTCAACACTCTTTGTCATGCTGCACTTCTTATGTCGGATCATTCAGTTTTTCCCCGTG GTAGCCTTAAAGATCAAGTTTCCATATCTGTTGAGATAAAG CCAAAATGTgggtttcttccattttcaaaatacaTATCTGAGGGAAATGTCATTAAAAAGAGAATAAGCCGCTTCAGAATGCACCAGTCATTGAAATTTCATGAAAGAGAG GTATCAGAAATAAGTGAATATGATCCACTTGATATGTTCTCTGGATCCAAGGACAGAGTACGTAAAGCAATCAAGGCTCTCTTTGTTACTCCTCAGAACAATTTCCGTGTTTTCTTGAACGGTTCCCTAATATATGGAGGCTTGGGTGGTGGGGGGGATAGCATTAGTCATATGAGTGGAGAAGCGTTTGAAGATGTACTCAGGTCTGTGATTCGGACAGATGATGGCCTACGCACGTCGAATTTCCTACACCTTGTTGCCGAAACTGTTTTCAGATCAGGATTACTAGATCGGCTTCTCAAAATTCAGAAACTTGATGTCTTTGACATAGAAGGTGCAATTCATGCCTATTACAACTTTATTTCTCAGCCTTGTACCGTGTGTGGAGATCTGGGTGAAGACAAAGTGTCGGACAGATACAAGTATCTGCATTCATTGTCTTTGGATGAAAGCTTGAAGATTGTGAGAGACTATTTGATAGCTGCAACTGCAAAAgatttgagcatgatgattTGTTTTCGGCCATGGGAAGAGGAGGACGTAGAATCTTCATATAGTAGTGTATTTCTAAAGTCAACCAACCAGACATTCGATTACAAG GCATCTTTTATTGACCTAGATATGAAACCTTTGAATAAGATGGAACGCTATTATGAATTAGACCAGCAGATAGTCAGCTGCAACACTGACATTACAAATGGAGAGCATCAATTGGATAACTCTGTGTCCATTGGAGCTTATATAACTGCATATTCAGATCACTCCAACACCGTGGAAGATGCTTCTCATGCGAGAGATCCTACTG ATTTATCTTTGTTGCTGCAGTTATGGGAGCTTAATAGGAGTCACAAGGAGAAAGAGACATATCGGACTTTTCCTCTGCGACAAGGAAAGTGA
- the LOC131330993 gene encoding inositol-pentakisphosphate 2-kinase-like isoform X2, with product MEVVFEQKDASDWIYRGEGAANLVLAYNGSSPAFVGKVLRIQKSPRKGSPRYVSETKDGHSSLTSDECRLWKETEDLVSAPTREIAEQLYVQHVITPLLGPGHVDAGIRVHVSRDFLESVEKNVLCQRPSWRVDAAQVNTLCHAALLMSDHSVFPRGSLKDQVSISVEIKPKCGFLPFSKYISEGNVIKKRISRFRMHQSLKFHEREVSEISEYDPLDMFSGSKDRVRKAIKALFVTPQNNFRVFLNGSLIYGGLGGGGDSISHMSGEAFEDVLRSVIRTDDGLRTSNFLHLVAETVFRSGLLDRLLKIQKLDVFDIEGAIHAYYNFISQPCTVCGDLGEDKVSDRYKYLHSLSLDESLKIVRDYLIAATAKDLSMMICFRPWEEEDVESSYSSVFLKSTNQTFDYKASFIDLDMKPLNKMERYYELDQQIVSCNTDITNGEHQLDNSVSIGAYITAYSDHSNTVEDASHARDPTVMGA from the exons ATGGAGGTGGTTTTCGAGCAAAAAGACGCGAGCGATTGGATTTACAGAGGAGAAGGAGCTGCAAATCTTGTTCTTGCTTACAACGGTTCCTCTCCTGCTTTT GTTGGGAAGGTACTACGGATACAAAAATCTCCTAGGAAAGGATCTCCAAGATATGTTTCTGAAACTAAGGATGGTCATTCATCTCTAACCTCGGATGAGTGCCGTCTGTGGAAAGAAACTGAAGACCTTGTTTCAGCTCCAACAAGGGAAATTGCAGAGCAACTGTATGTGCAGCATGTAATCACCCCGCTATTAGGTCCTGGACATGTTGACGCTGGG ATACGTGTTCATGTATCAAGGGATTTTCTGGAGTCAGTTGAAAAGAATGTCCTTTGTCAACGCCCTTCTTGGCGAGTTGATGCTGCCCAGGTCAACACTCTTTGTCATGCTGCACTTCTTATGTCGGATCATTCAGTTTTTCCCCGTG GTAGCCTTAAAGATCAAGTTTCCATATCTGTTGAGATAAAG CCAAAATGTgggtttcttccattttcaaaatacaTATCTGAGGGAAATGTCATTAAAAAGAGAATAAGCCGCTTCAGAATGCACCAGTCATTGAAATTTCATGAAAGAGAG GTATCAGAAATAAGTGAATATGATCCACTTGATATGTTCTCTGGATCCAAGGACAGAGTACGTAAAGCAATCAAGGCTCTCTTTGTTACTCCTCAGAACAATTTCCGTGTTTTCTTGAACGGTTCCCTAATATATGGAGGCTTGGGTGGTGGGGGGGATAGCATTAGTCATATGAGTGGAGAAGCGTTTGAAGATGTACTCAGGTCTGTGATTCGGACAGATGATGGCCTACGCACGTCGAATTTCCTACACCTTGTTGCCGAAACTGTTTTCAGATCAGGATTACTAGATCGGCTTCTCAAAATTCAGAAACTTGATGTCTTTGACATAGAAGGTGCAATTCATGCCTATTACAACTTTATTTCTCAGCCTTGTACCGTGTGTGGAGATCTGGGTGAAGACAAAGTGTCGGACAGATACAAGTATCTGCATTCATTGTCTTTGGATGAAAGCTTGAAGATTGTGAGAGACTATTTGATAGCTGCAACTGCAAAAgatttgagcatgatgattTGTTTTCGGCCATGGGAAGAGGAGGACGTAGAATCTTCATATAGTAGTGTATTTCTAAAGTCAACCAACCAGACATTCGATTACAAG GCATCTTTTATTGACCTAGATATGAAACCTTTGAATAAGATGGAACGCTATTATGAATTAGACCAGCAGATAGTCAGCTGCAACACTGACATTACAAATGGAGAGCATCAATTGGATAACTCTGTGTCCATTGGAGCTTATATAACTGCATATTCAGATCACTCCAACACCGTGGAAGATGCTTCTCATGCGAGAGATCCTACTG TTATGGGAGCTTAA